ACTGGAAGGATGCTTATAAGGAAACCAAGATAAACGTCGATATCGACGTGAATATCAAACAGTTTGGAGTCATTAATTGATCATTTTTCATACAGGTCAAGAGGTGTAATCATGAAAAAGGTATTGATACTATTTATAGTTATTTCACTGACGCTTTCGAGTTGCTGGGACCAGAAAATATTTGAGAAAACAGGCTTTACCCTTATGGAAAGCGTTGAAAAATCCAAAACGGGCGATGATCTTTTGATAACTTCGACGATTCCGGCAATAGGTGCAAAAGACACGTATGGGATCGAGATGTTTACGACATCTGCTGATTCCTTGCTGGAGGGCAGGAAAAACAGAAACAGGATGGCATCCAAAAGGACGGAGGCAGGCAAGCTGCAGCAGATACTGTTTTCAGATGAAATCGCAAAAAAAGGCATACACAACCTTCTTGAAATATTCAACAGATTGGCCGAAGAAAGTTCCATCGCCTTTGTTATCGTAACGGAAGGAAGCCCGTTGGAAATTATACAAAAATCTACTGATTTTAAAGATATACCAGGACCTGCCCTTTATATCAGCCAGCTTACAAAAAATGCCGTAAAAGATTTATGCGCTCCCAATACCATGATTTACAATTTCAACATCGATTATTTCGCTCCGGGGATAGATCCGGTTACACCCCTTATAAAACTCAAAGGCAACCACATAGAGGTTGAAGGCAGCGCCCTTTTCTCCGGCGACA
This DNA window, taken from Clostridiales bacterium, encodes the following:
- a CDS encoding Ger(x)C family spore germination protein, with the translated sequence MKKVLILFIVISLTLSSCWDQKIFEKTGFTLMESVEKSKTGDDLLITSTIPAIGAKDTYGIEMFTTSADSLLEGRKNRNRMASKRTEAGKLQQILFSDEIAKKGIHNLLEIFNRLAEESSIAFVIVTEGSPLEIIQKSTDFKDIPGPALYISQLTKNAVKDLCAPNTMIYNFNIDYFAPGIDPVTPLIKLKGNHIEVEGSALFSGDRMVGKLDAQKSSLLLGMMGKHKDKEFSYTVPMPEKEKTEDKLGISMIECKRKADVELQDGKPSANISLYYGGVIEEFKWNKLSDIKKQNEIQDYLNVSIKKDCMEIIKYLQKVGSDPIGIGEIVRAKYYGYFKNADWKDVYKSIPFNVDVKVDIKQYGIID